The following proteins are co-located in the Toxotes jaculatrix isolate fToxJac2 chromosome 9, fToxJac2.pri, whole genome shotgun sequence genome:
- the LOC121186850 gene encoding von Willebrand factor A domain-containing protein 5A-like isoform X3, whose translation MDCCGLLTAQKEPVPLKSIEVELEVKDHVATLVSTLNYENKEDKPIEAVFVFPLPRDAAVCHFSAKIGQTEIVAEVKEKQQAREEYDDALSSGQQAFLLEESEESPDIFSLSVGSLPPGESASIRLEYVTELAVQADDGLRFCLPAVLNPRYQPQGSGGSEGASVQVTSVPASLVPYSLSFSARVSSPRPVSKVESNCSLDPLQYLNTEQTQATVKLAAGHKFDRDVELLIYYKDAHQPTAVVEAGQASAKPGTLMGDPVVMLSLYPELPQSVMSSLSSCGEFVFLMDRSGSMSSCLNNSESHQTRIGSARDTLLLLLKSLPMGCYFNIYSFGTSYEHIFPKSVVYKQKTMEEALKKVEVMEANLGGTEILEPLQHIYSQPCIPSQPRQLFVFTDGEVFNTKEVINLVKENSGSHRCFSFGIGEGASSALINGMAKEGGGHAQFITGADRMQPKVMQSLRFALQPAVVDISVTWDLPKEVSVTVLSPPITALFQGQRSLVYAQLTGQSSEAAEGCVTVKYSLAGHPSQNQLRFSLKPEGDTGSTVHRLGAQTLIRSLEMEEREHRGQGDGGVKEKVVELSVQSGVSSSFTAFIAVNKGNSESIQGPLVRRNVPTALAQCNQLRQRSLCLVGSSLKADVKTKSFPLRPRKMLSTPVGTKGFFSGLNKKLGAFDRSQKPQAKMFSSSHHLAGGIQVLASPSYDFGAFSCEETEGTMLQQPCRDTLLQLVSLQEASGCWPLDPALAVVLGKSREEVETSKPASVNQEVWATILALIWLHGFKMDAKEEWELLAMKAVSWLRAQKAPCVAECVEAGNKLLGSNVQKEVLGL comes from the exons ATGGACTGCTGTGGTCTACTAACTGCTCAGAAGGAACCAG TTCCTCTGAAGAGCAttgaggtggagctggaggtgaaGGACCATGTGGCTACACTGGTCTCCACTCTGAACTACGAGAACAAGGAGGACAAACCAATAGAGGCTGTTTTTGTCTTCCCTCTGCCTAGagatgctgctgtctgtcatttcAGTGCTAAGATTGGACAGACGGAGATTGTAGCTGAGGTGAAGGAGAAACAGCAG GCTCGTGAGGAGTATGATGATGCTCTGAGCTCCGGTCAGCAGGCCTTCCTAttggaggagagtgaggagagtCCAGATATATTCTCTCTGAGTGTGGGCAGTCTGCCTCCAGGAGAGAGCGCCTCCATCAGGCTGGAATATGTCACTGAGCTGGCTGTGCAGGCTGATGATGGTCTGAGGTTTTGTCTGCCTGCTGTGCTCAACCCTCGCTACCAACCTCAGG GAAGTGGAGGCAGTGAAGGTGCCAGTGTCCAGGTGACCTCTGTCCCAGCCTCTCTGGTTCCCTacagtctgtctttttctgcccGAGTGTCCTCTCCTCGTCCAGTCTCTAAAGTAGAGTCCAACTGTTCCCTGGACCCTCTCCAGTACCTCAACACAGAGCAGACCCAGGCCACG GTGAAGTTGGCTGCAGGACACAAGTTTGACAGAGATGTTGAACTTCTGATTTATTACAAAGACGCCCACCAACCCACTGCTGTGGTGGAGGCAGGACAGGCCTCTGCCAAACCTG gcaCTCTGATGGGTGATCCTGTAGTGATGCTGAGCCTGTACCCTGAGTTGCCCCAGTCTGTGATGTCTTCACTCTCCTCCTGTGGAGAGTTTGTGTTCTTGATGGATCGATCTGGGAGTATGAGTTCATGTCTGAACAACAGCGAGAGTCATCAGACTCGCATTGGCAGTGCCAGG GacactctgctgctcctgttgaAGAGCTTACCCATGGGCTGCTATTTCAACATCTACAGTTTTGGGACCAGCTATGAACACATCTTCCC TAAGAGTGTGGTGTATAAACAGAAGACCATGGAAGAGGCTCTGAAGAAAGTTGAGGTCATGGAGGCAAATCTGGGAGGAACAGAGATCCTTGAGCCCCTCCAACATATTTATAGCCAGCCCTGCATTCCCAGTCAGCCTAGACaa CTGTTTGTCTTTACTGACGGAGAGGTGTTCAACACCAAGGAAGTGATAAATCTGGTGAAGGAGAATTCAGGTTCTCACAG GTGTTTCTCTTTTGGGATTGGGGAAGGGGCCAGCTCTGCTCTAATCAATGGGATGGCCAAGGAAGGAGGAGGTCACGCTCAGTTCATCACAGGCGCTGACAGGATGCAACCTAAG GTGATGCAGTCGCTTCGATTTGCTCTGCAGCCAGCTGTGGTGGATATCTCAGTCACATGGGATTTACCAAAAGAAGTGTCTGTTACTGTTCTCTCTCCACCAATCACAGCACTTtttcagggtcaaaggtcactggtTTATGCCCAACTCACTGGACAG AgttcagaggcagcagagggctGTGTGACGGTCAAGTACAGCCTGGCAGGTCATCCCTCTCAGAACCAGCTCCGCTTCAGTCTCAAACCTGAAGGAGACACAGG ATCAACAGTCCACAGGTTGGGTGCTCAGACTCTGATTCGCTCcctggagatggaggagagagagcacagaggacagggggatggaggagtgaaggagaagGTGGTGGAGCTGAGCGTCCAGTCAGGAGtgagcagctccttcacagCATTCATTGCTGTCAATAAAGGCAACAGCGAGTCGATTCAAGGACCTCTGGTGCGCAGAAATGTTCCAACAGCCT TAGCTCAGTGTAATCAGCTTCGTCAACGGTCACTGTGTCTTGTTGGGTCCAGCCTTAAGGCGG ATGTCAAGACCAAAAGCTTTCCGTTAAGACCAAGGAAAATGCTGTCAACACCTGTCGGGACCAAAGGCTTTTTCTCTGGTCTTAACAAAAAGCTTGGTGCCTTTGACAGATCTCAGAAACCTCAGGCGAAAATGTTTAGTTCCAGTCACCATCTGGCTGGAGGGATACAGGTGCTTGCTTCGCCCTCCTATGATTTTGGTG ctttCAGCTGTGAAGAAACTGAAGGCACCATGCTCCAGCAGCCTTGCAGAGACACTTTACTGCAGCTGGTTTCCCTGCAGGAGGCCTCTGGCTGCTGGCCACTAGATCCAGCTCTGGCTGTTGTGCTGGgaaagagcagggaggaggtggagacgTCAAAGCCTGCATCG GTGAACCAGGAAGTGTGGGCCACCATTCTGGCTCTGATCTGGCTTCATGGCTTCAAGATGGACGCTAAGGAAGAGTGGGAGCTTCTGGCTATGAAGGCTGTGTCATGGCTCCGTGCTCAGAAAG caccatGTGTGGCAGAGTGTGTGGAAGCTGGAAATAAACTGTTGGGTTCCAACGTGCAGAAAGAGGTCCTGGGACTCTGA
- the LOC121186850 gene encoding von Willebrand factor A domain-containing protein 5A-like isoform X6, whose protein sequence is MDCCGLLTAQKEPVPLKSIEVELEVKDHVATLVSTLNYENKEDKPIEAVFVFPLPGDAAVCHFSAKIGQTEIVAEVKEKQQAREEYDDALSSGQQAFLLEESEESPDIFSLSVGSLPPGESASIRLEYVTELAVQADDGLRFCLPAVLNPRYQPQGSEGASVQVTSVPASLVPYSLSFSARVSSPRPVSKVESNCSLDPLQYLNTEQTQATVKLAAGHKFDRDVELLIYYKDAHQPTAVVEAGQASAKPGTLMGDPVVMLSLYPEFPQSVMSSLASCGEFVFLMDRSGSMGSSMNTWRSHQTRIGSARDTLLLLLKSLPMGCYFNIYSFGSSYEHIFPKSVEYKQKTMEEALKEVEVMEANLGGTEILKPLQHIYSQSCIPSQPRQLFVFTDGEVFNTKEVINLVKENSGSHRCFSFGIGEGASSALINGMAKEGGGHAQFITGADRMQPKVMQSLRFALQPAVVDISVTWDLPKEVSVTVLSPPITALFQGQRSLVYAQLTGQSSEAAEGCVTVKYSLAGHPSQNQLRFSLKPEGDTGSTVHRLGAQTLIRSLEMEEREHRGQGDGGVKEKVVELSVQSGVSSSFTAFIAVNKGNSESIQGPLVRRNVPTALAQCNQLRQRSLCLVGSSLKADVKTKSFPLRPRKMLSTPVGTKGFFSGLNKKLGAFDRSQKPQAKMFSSSHHLAGGIQVLASPSYDFGAFSCEETEGTMLQQPCRDTLLQLVSLQEASGCWPLDPALAVVLGKSREEVETSKPASVNQEVWATILALIWLHGFKMDAKEEWELLAMKAVSWLRAQKAPCVAECVEAGNKLLGSNVQKEVLGL, encoded by the exons ATGGACTGCTGTGGTCTACTAACTGCTCAGAAGGAACCAG TTCCTCTGAAGAGCAttgaggtggagctggaggtgaaGGACCATGTGGCTACACTGGTCTCCACTCTGAACTACGAGAACAAGGAGGACAAACCAATAGAGGCTGTTTTTGTCTTCCCTCTGCCTGGagatgctgctgtctgtcatttcAGTGCTAAGATTGGACAGACAGAGATTGTAGCTGAGGTGAAGGAGAAACAGCAG GCTCGTGAGGAGTATGATGATGCTCTGAGCTCCGGTCAGCAGGCCTTCCTAttggaggagagtgaggagagtCCAGATATATTCTCTCTGAGTGTGGGCAGTCTGCCTCCAGGAGAGAGCGCCTCCATCAGGCTGGAATATGTCACTGAGCTGGCTGTGCAGGCTGATGATGGTCTGAGGTTTTGTCTGCCTGCTGTGCTCAACCCTCGCTACCAACCTCAGG GAAGTGAAGGTGCCAGTGTCCAGGTGACCTCTGTCCCAGCCTCTCTGGTTCCCTacagtctgtctttttctgcccGAGTGTCCTCTCCTCGTCCAGTCTCTAAAGTAGAGTCCAACTGTTCCCTGGACCCTCTCCAGTACCTCAACACAGAGCAGACCCAGGCCACG GTGAAGTTGGCTGCAGGACACAAGTTTGACAGAGATGTTGAACTTCTGATTTATTACAAAGACGCCCACCAACCCACTGCTGTGGTGGAGGCAGGACAGGCCTCTGCCAAACCTG gcaCTCTGATGGGTGATCCTGTAGTGATGCTGAGCCTGTACCCTGAGTTCCCCCAGTCTGTGATGTCTTCACTCGCCTCCTGTGGAGAGTTTGTGTTCTTGATGGATCGATCTGGGAGTATGGGTTCATCCATGAACACCTGGAGGAGTCATCAGACTCGCATTGGCAGTGCCAGG GacactctgctgctcctgttgaAGAGCTTACCCATGGGCTGCTATTTCAACATCTACAGTTTTGGGTCCAGCTATGAACACATCTTCCC TAAGAGTGTGGAGTATAAACAGAAGACCATGGAAGAGGCTCTGAAGGAGGTTGAGGTGATGGAGGCAAATCTGGGAGGAACAGAGATCCTTAAGCCCCTCCAACATATTTACAGCCAGTCCTGCATTCCCAGTCAGCCTAGACAA CTGTTTGTCTTTACTGACGGAGAGGTGTTCAACACCAAGGAAGTGATAAATCTGGTGAAGGAGAATTCAGGTTCTCACAG GTGTTTCTCTTTTGGGATTGGGGAAGGGGCCAGCTCTGCTCTAATCAATGGGATGGCCAAGGAAGGAGGAGGTCACGCTCAGTTCATCACAGGCGCTGACAGGATGCAACCTAAG GTGATGCAGTCGCTTCGATTTGCTCTGCAGCCAGCTGTGGTGGATATCTCAGTCACATGGGATTTACCAAAAGAAGTGTCTGTTACTGTTCTCTCTCCACCAATCACAGCACTTtttcagggtcaaaggtcactggtTTATGCCCAACTCACTGGACAG AgttcagaggcagcagagggctGTGTGACGGTCAAGTACAGCCTGGCAGGTCATCCCTCTCAGAACCAGCTCCGCTTCAGTCTCAAACCTGAAGGAGACACAGG ATCAACAGTCCACAGGTTGGGTGCTCAGACTCTGATTCGCTCcctggagatggaggagagagagcacagaggacagggggatggaggagtgaaggagaagGTGGTGGAGCTGAGCGTCCAGTCAGGAGtgagcagctccttcacagCATTCATTGCTGTCAATAAAGGCAACAGCGAGTCGATTCAAGGACCTCTGGTGCGCAGAAATGTTCCAACAGCCT TAGCTCAGTGTAATCAGCTTCGTCAACGGTCACTGTGTCTTGTTGGGTCCAGCCTTAAGGCGG ATGTCAAGACCAAAAGCTTTCCGTTAAGACCAAGGAAAATGCTGTCAACACCTGTCGGGACCAAAGGCTTTTTCTCTGGTCTTAACAAAAAGCTTGGTGCCTTTGACAGATCTCAGAAACCTCAGGCGAAAATGTTTAGTTCCAGTCACCATCTGGCTGGAGGGATACAGGTGCTTGCTTCGCCCTCCTATGATTTTGGTG ctttCAGCTGTGAAGAAACTGAAGGCACCATGCTCCAGCAGCCTTGCAGAGACACTTTACTGCAGCTGGTTTCCCTGCAGGAGGCCTCTGGCTGCTGGCCACTAGATCCAGCTCTGGCTGTTGTGCTGGgaaagagcagggaggaggtggagacgTCAAAGCCTGCATCG GTGAACCAGGAAGTGTGGGCCACCATTCTGGCTCTGATCTGGCTTCATGGCTTCAAGATGGACGCTAAGGAAGAGTGGGAGCTTCTGGCTATGAAGGCTGTGTCATGGCTCCGTGCTCAGAAAG caccatGTGTGGCAGAGTGTGTGGAAGCTGGAAATAAACTGTTGGGTTCCAACGTGCAGAAAGAGGTCCTGGGACTCTGA
- the LOC121186850 gene encoding von Willebrand factor A domain-containing protein 5A-like isoform X15, whose amino-acid sequence MDCCGLLTAQKEPVPLKSIEVELEVKDHVATLVSTLNYENKEDKPIEAVFVFPLPRDAAVCHFSAKIGQTEIVAEVKEKQQAREEYDDALSSGQQAFLLEESEESPDIFSLSVGSLPPGESASIRLEYVTELAVQADDGLRFCLPAVLNPRYQPQGSGGSEGASVQVTSVPASLVPYSLSFSARVSSPRPVSKVESNCSLDPLQYLNTEQTQATVKLAAGHKFDRDVELLIYYKDAHQPTAVVEAGQASAKPGTLMGDPVVMLSLYPELPQSVMSSLSSCGEFVFLMDRSGSMSSCLNNSESHQTRIGSARDTLLLLLKSLPMGCYFNIYSFGTSYEHIFPKSVVYKQKTMEEALKKVEVMEANLGGTEILEPLQHIYSQPCIPSQPRQLFVFTDGAVFNTKEVINLVKENSGSHRCFSFGIGEGASSALINGMAKEGGGHAQFITGTDRMQPKVMQSLRFALQPAVVDISVTWDLPKEVSVTVLSPPITALFQGQRSLVYGQLTGQSSEAAEGCVTVEYSLAGHPSQTQLRFSLNPGEDTGLTVHRLGARTLIHSLEMEEREHTGQGDGGVKEKVVELSVQSGVSSSFTAFVAVNKGNSESIQGPLVIVISLVFSIQCALLGPASRRVELQLTGLAQHPVPHSCFVSPRIAVSRFLECSLLCSD is encoded by the exons ATGGACTGCTGTGGTCTACTAACTGCTCAGAAGGAACCAG TTCCTCTGAAGAGCAttgaggtggagctggaggtgaaGGACCATGTGGCTACACTGGTCTCCACTCTGAACTACGAGAACAAGGAGGACAAACCAATAGAGGCTGTTTTTGTCTTCCCTCTGCCTAGagatgctgctgtctgtcatttcAGTGCTAAGATTGGACAGACGGAGATTGTAGCTGAGGTGAAGGAGAAACAGCAG GCTCGTGAGGAGTATGATGATGCTCTGAGCTCCGGTCAGCAGGCCTTCCTAttggaggagagtgaggagagtCCAGATATATTCTCTCTGAGTGTGGGCAGTCTGCCTCCAGGAGAGAGCGCCTCCATCAGGCTGGAATATGTCACTGAGCTGGCTGTGCAGGCTGATGATGGTCTGAGGTTTTGTCTGCCTGCTGTGCTCAACCCTCGCTACCAACCTCAGG GAAGTGGAGGCAGTGAAGGTGCCAGTGTCCAGGTGACCTCTGTCCCAGCCTCTCTGGTTCCCTacagtctgtctttttctgcccGAGTGTCCTCTCCTCGTCCAGTCTCTAAAGTAGAGTCCAACTGTTCCCTGGACCCTCTCCAGTACCTCAACACAGAGCAGACCCAGGCCACG GTGAAGTTGGCTGCAGGACACAAGTTTGACAGAGATGTTGAACTTCTGATTTATTACAAAGACGCCCACCAACCCACTGCTGTGGTGGAGGCAGGACAGGCCTCTGCCAAACCTG gcaCTCTGATGGGTGATCCTGTAGTGATGCTGAGCCTGTACCCTGAGTTGCCCCAGTCTGTGATGTCTTCACTCTCCTCCTGTGGAGAGTTTGTGTTCTTGATGGATCGATCTGGGAGTATGAGTTCATGTCTGAACAACAGCGAGAGTCATCAGACTCGCATTGGCAGTGCCAGG GacactctgctgctcctgttgaAGAGCTTACCCATGGGCTGCTATTTCAACATCTACAGTTTTGGGACCAGCTATGAACACATCTTCCC TAAGAGTGTGGTGTATAAACAGAAGACCATGGAAGAGGCTCTGAAGAAAGTTGAGGTCATGGAGGCAAATCTGGGAGGAACAGAGATCCTTGAGCCCCTCCAACATATTTATAGCCAGCCCTGCATTCCCAGTCAGCCTAGACaa CTGTTTGTCTTTACTGATGGAGCAGTGTTCAACACCAAGGAAGTGATAAATCTGGTGAAGGAGAATTCAGGTTCTCACAG GTGTTTCTCTTTTGGGATTGGGGAAGGGGCCAGCTCTGCTCTAATCAATGGGATGGCCAAGGAAGGAGGAGGTCACGCTCAGTTCATCACAGGCACTGACAGGATGCAACCTAAG GTGATGCAGTCGCTTCGATTTGCTCTGCAGCCAGCTGTGGTGGATATCTCAGTCACATGGGATTTACCAAAGGAAGTGTCTGTTACTGTTCTCTCTCCACCAATCACAGCACTTTtccagggtcaaaggtcactggtTTATGGCCAACTCACTGGACAG AgttcagaggcagcagagggctGTGTGACGGTCGAGTACAGCCTGGCAGGTCATCCCTCTCAGACCCAGCTCCGCTTCAGTCTAAACCCTGGCGAGGACACGGG ATTAACAGTCCACAGGTTGGGTGCTCGGACTCTGATTCACTCcctggagatggaggagagagagcacacaggACAGGGGGatggaggagtgaaggagaagGTGGTGGAGCTGAGCGTCCAATCAGGAGTGAGCAGCTCATTCACAGCATTCGTTGCTGTCAACAAAGGCAACAGCGAGTCGATTCAAGGACCTCTG GTCATTGTTATCAGCTTGGTCTTTTCCATCCAATGTGCCTTGCTGGGTCCAGCCTCAAGACGG GTGGAGCTACAGCTGACTGGACTTGCCCAGCACCCTGTCCCCCATTCCTGCTTTGTTTCTCCTCGGATCGCTGTCAGCAG aTTTCTCGAATGTAGTTTATTGTGCTCAGATTGA
- the LOC121186850 gene encoding von Willebrand factor A domain-containing protein 5A-like isoform X13: protein MDCCGLLTAQKEPVPLKSIEVELEVKDHVATLVSTLNYENKEDKPIEAVFVFPLPRDAAVCHFSAKIGQTEIVAEVKEKQQAREEYDDALSSGQQAFLLEESEESPDIFSLSVGSLPPGESASIRLEYVTELAVQADDGLRFCLPAVLNPRYQPQGSGGSEGASVQVTSVPASLVPYSLSFSARVSSPRPVSKVESNCSLDPLQYLNTEQTQATVKLAAGHKFDRDVELLIYYKDAHQPTAVVEAGQASAKPGTLMGDPVVMLSLYPELPQSVMSSLSSCGEFVFLMDRSGSMSSCLNNSESHQTRIGSARDTLLLLLKSLPMGCYFNIYSFGTSYEHIFPKSVVYKQKTMEEALKKVEVMEANLGGTEILEPLQHIYSQPCIPSQPRQLFVFTDGAVFNTKEVINLVKENSGSHRCFSFGIGEGASSALINGMAKEGGGHAQFITGTDRMQPKVMQSLRFALQPAVVDISVTWDLPKEVSVTVLSPPITALFQGQRSLVYGQLTGQSSEAAEGCVTVEYSLAGHPSQTQLRFSLNPGEDTGLTVHRLGARTLIHSLEMEEREHTGQGDGGVKEKVVELSVQSGVSSSFTAFVAVNKGNSESIQGPLVRRNVPTACHCYQLGLFHPMCLAGSSLKTEVELQLTGLAQHPVPHSCFVSPRIAVSRFLECSLLCSD from the exons ATGGACTGCTGTGGTCTACTAACTGCTCAGAAGGAACCAG TTCCTCTGAAGAGCAttgaggtggagctggaggtgaaGGACCATGTGGCTACACTGGTCTCCACTCTGAACTACGAGAACAAGGAGGACAAACCAATAGAGGCTGTTTTTGTCTTCCCTCTGCCTAGagatgctgctgtctgtcatttcAGTGCTAAGATTGGACAGACGGAGATTGTAGCTGAGGTGAAGGAGAAACAGCAG GCTCGTGAGGAGTATGATGATGCTCTGAGCTCCGGTCAGCAGGCCTTCCTAttggaggagagtgaggagagtCCAGATATATTCTCTCTGAGTGTGGGCAGTCTGCCTCCAGGAGAGAGCGCCTCCATCAGGCTGGAATATGTCACTGAGCTGGCTGTGCAGGCTGATGATGGTCTGAGGTTTTGTCTGCCTGCTGTGCTCAACCCTCGCTACCAACCTCAGG GAAGTGGAGGCAGTGAAGGTGCCAGTGTCCAGGTGACCTCTGTCCCAGCCTCTCTGGTTCCCTacagtctgtctttttctgcccGAGTGTCCTCTCCTCGTCCAGTCTCTAAAGTAGAGTCCAACTGTTCCCTGGACCCTCTCCAGTACCTCAACACAGAGCAGACCCAGGCCACG GTGAAGTTGGCTGCAGGACACAAGTTTGACAGAGATGTTGAACTTCTGATTTATTACAAAGACGCCCACCAACCCACTGCTGTGGTGGAGGCAGGACAGGCCTCTGCCAAACCTG gcaCTCTGATGGGTGATCCTGTAGTGATGCTGAGCCTGTACCCTGAGTTGCCCCAGTCTGTGATGTCTTCACTCTCCTCCTGTGGAGAGTTTGTGTTCTTGATGGATCGATCTGGGAGTATGAGTTCATGTCTGAACAACAGCGAGAGTCATCAGACTCGCATTGGCAGTGCCAGG GacactctgctgctcctgttgaAGAGCTTACCCATGGGCTGCTATTTCAACATCTACAGTTTTGGGACCAGCTATGAACACATCTTCCC TAAGAGTGTGGTGTATAAACAGAAGACCATGGAAGAGGCTCTGAAGAAAGTTGAGGTCATGGAGGCAAATCTGGGAGGAACAGAGATCCTTGAGCCCCTCCAACATATTTATAGCCAGCCCTGCATTCCCAGTCAGCCTAGACaa CTGTTTGTCTTTACTGATGGAGCAGTGTTCAACACCAAGGAAGTGATAAATCTGGTGAAGGAGAATTCAGGTTCTCACAG GTGTTTCTCTTTTGGGATTGGGGAAGGGGCCAGCTCTGCTCTAATCAATGGGATGGCCAAGGAAGGAGGAGGTCACGCTCAGTTCATCACAGGCACTGACAGGATGCAACCTAAG GTGATGCAGTCGCTTCGATTTGCTCTGCAGCCAGCTGTGGTGGATATCTCAGTCACATGGGATTTACCAAAGGAAGTGTCTGTTACTGTTCTCTCTCCACCAATCACAGCACTTTtccagggtcaaaggtcactggtTTATGGCCAACTCACTGGACAG AgttcagaggcagcagagggctGTGTGACGGTCGAGTACAGCCTGGCAGGTCATCCCTCTCAGACCCAGCTCCGCTTCAGTCTAAACCCTGGCGAGGACACGGG ATTAACAGTCCACAGGTTGGGTGCTCGGACTCTGATTCACTCcctggagatggaggagagagagcacacaggACAGGGGGatggaggagtgaaggagaagGTGGTGGAGCTGAGCGTCCAATCAGGAGTGAGCAGCTCATTCACAGCATTCGTTGCTGTCAACAAAGGCAACAGCGAGTCGATTCAAGGACCTCTGGTGCGCAGAAATGTTCCAACAGCCT GTCATTGTTATCAGCTTGGTCTTTTCCATCCAATGTGCCTTGCTGGGTCCAGCCTCAAGACGG AGGTGGAGCTACAGCTGACTGGACTTGCCCAGCACCCTGTCCCCCATTCCTGCTTTGTTTCTCCTCGGATCGCTGTCAGCAG aTTTCTCGAATGTAGTTTATTGTGCTCAGATTGA